The Flavobacterium piscisymbiosum genome includes a region encoding these proteins:
- a CDS encoding agmatine deiminase family protein has translation MSTNNRRFPAEWEKQQGIVLCFPHNGNDWPGKYEAVQWAFVEFIKKVATFETVFLVVADEKLKEKVAEMLERARVNIANVSFIIHKTNRSWMRDSGPIVVKNGSKREALNFNFNGWAKYKNYQLDKFVPSKIADFIDVPLTQVIYKGKPVIVEGGAIDVNGRGTLLTSEECLMHPSIQVRNKNFTKEDYEAVFKEYLGVTNVIWLGDGIEGDDTHGHIDDLCRFVNEDTIVTIVETDKNDANYKPLQDNLKRLQNAKLEDGKSPTIVVLPMPKRVDFEDLRLPASYANFLILNNCVLVPTFNDSNDRVALNILSECFPDREVIGISCIDFIWGFGTLHCLSQQIPA, from the coding sequence ATGTCAACAAATAATAGAAGATTTCCAGCAGAATGGGAAAAACAACAGGGAATCGTATTGTGTTTTCCACATAATGGTAACGACTGGCCAGGAAAATACGAAGCTGTTCAATGGGCTTTTGTAGAATTTATTAAAAAAGTAGCCACTTTTGAAACTGTTTTTTTGGTCGTAGCCGATGAAAAACTAAAAGAAAAAGTAGCGGAAATGTTAGAAAGAGCGCGCGTAAATATTGCCAATGTATCTTTCATTATTCATAAAACAAACAGAAGCTGGATGCGTGATTCCGGACCAATTGTAGTAAAAAATGGTTCGAAAAGAGAAGCGCTGAATTTCAATTTTAATGGTTGGGCAAAATACAAAAATTATCAACTAGATAAATTTGTTCCTTCTAAAATAGCTGATTTTATCGATGTTCCTTTAACTCAGGTTATCTATAAAGGAAAACCGGTAATTGTAGAAGGCGGTGCGATTGATGTAAACGGAAGAGGAACTTTATTGACTTCTGAAGAATGTTTGATGCATCCATCAATTCAGGTTCGAAATAAAAACTTTACCAAAGAAGATTACGAAGCCGTTTTTAAGGAATATCTTGGAGTTACCAACGTAATCTGGCTTGGAGACGGAATAGAAGGCGACGACACACACGGACACATCGACGATTTATGCCGATTTGTAAATGAAGATACGATTGTAACAATTGTTGAAACAGATAAAAATGATGCTAATTACAAACCATTACAAGATAATCTGAAACGATTACAAAACGCAAAATTAGAAGACGGAAAATCTCCAACAATTGTAGTATTGCCAATGCCAAAACGTGTAGATTTTGAAGATTTAAGATTACCGGCAAGTTATGCTAATTTCTTAATCCTGAATAATTGTGTTTTGGTTCCTACTTTTAATGATAGTAATGATCGTGTAGCTTTGAATATTTTGTCAGAATGTTTCCCTGACAGAGAAGTAATCGGAATAAGCTGTATCGATTTTATCTGGGGATTTGGAACTTTGCATTGTTTGAGTCAACAGATTCCTGCTTAA
- the fahA gene encoding fumarylacetoacetase: protein MPITANDTKRKSWLEVPENSDFPIQNIPFGVFLTKENVVTVGTRIGDYAIDLGALQQLNYFSGIDLTDDMFMQDTLNDFISDGKKTWRLVRNRIADIFDETNQQLRDSTKDRDIVIFKIDDVEMQLPVLIGDYTDFYSSKEHATNVGKMFRDPENALLPNWLHIPVGYHGRSSTIVPSGIPVHRPMGQTLPAGEKYPVFGPSRLVDFELETAFITTDVNIMGENIPTYEAEDYIFGMVLLNDWSARDIQKWEYVPLGPFLAKNFATSISPWIVTMDALEPFRTKGPKQDPSPLPYLQTKGKKAFDIHLEVSIQPENQEETLVSQSNFKYLYWSMAQQLAHHTSNGCRVNSGDMMGSGTISGPTPDSFGSMLELTWGGKNPLKLKDGSERKFIEDNDTVIIRGFCENAEVRLGFGEVASQLLPPFIRP from the coding sequence ATGCCAATAACCGCTAACGATACCAAAAGAAAATCATGGTTAGAAGTGCCAGAAAATAGCGACTTCCCTATTCAAAATATTCCTTTCGGTGTATTTCTTACCAAAGAAAATGTCGTTACAGTAGGAACACGAATTGGCGACTACGCTATAGATTTAGGGGCTCTACAACAATTAAACTATTTTTCAGGAATAGATTTAACTGATGATATGTTCATGCAGGATACGCTTAATGATTTTATTTCTGACGGAAAAAAGACATGGCGTTTAGTTCGAAATCGCATTGCCGATATTTTCGACGAAACCAATCAACAGCTAAGAGATTCAACAAAAGATCGCGATATTGTTATTTTTAAAATCGATGATGTCGAGATGCAACTACCTGTGTTAATAGGTGATTATACGGATTTTTACTCTAGTAAAGAGCACGCTACGAACGTTGGAAAAATGTTCCGCGATCCTGAAAATGCTTTATTACCAAACTGGTTGCATATACCGGTAGGATATCATGGTAGAAGTTCTACTATTGTTCCGTCTGGAATTCCAGTTCACAGACCAATGGGGCAAACTTTACCGGCTGGCGAGAAATATCCTGTTTTTGGACCGTCTCGTTTGGTAGATTTTGAATTGGAAACTGCCTTTATTACGACTGACGTAAATATAATGGGAGAAAATATCCCAACATATGAAGCCGAAGATTATATTTTCGGGATGGTTTTATTAAATGACTGGAGCGCGCGTGATATCCAAAAATGGGAATATGTACCACTAGGGCCTTTCTTAGCTAAAAACTTTGCAACATCAATTTCTCCGTGGATTGTAACTATGGATGCTTTGGAGCCTTTTAGAACTAAAGGACCTAAACAAGATCCGTCTCCGCTTCCTTATTTACAAACTAAAGGAAAAAAAGCTTTTGATATTCATCTGGAAGTTTCGATACAACCTGAAAATCAAGAAGAAACACTAGTTTCTCAATCAAATTTCAAATATTTATACTGGTCAATGGCACAGCAATTAGCACATCATACTTCTAATGGTTGTCGTGTAAATTCTGGCGATATGATGGGTTCAGGAACTATTTCTGGTCCAACTCCGGATAGTTTTGGTTCGATGCTGGAATTGACTTGGGGAGGAAAAAACCCTTTGAAATTAAAAGATGGCAGTGAACGTAAATTTATCGAAGATAACGATACTGTAATTATTAGAGGTTTCTGCGAAAATGCTGAAGTGAGACTTGGTTTTGGAGAAGTTGCCAGCCAATTGTTACCGCCTTTTATCAGACCATGA
- the glyA gene encoding serine hydroxymethyltransferase: MQRDEQIFDLILEEQDRQIHGLELIASENFVSDEVMEAAGSVLTNKYAEGYPGKRYYGGCEVVDVIEQIAIDRAKELFGAEYANVQPHSGSQANTSVYHACLNPGDTILGFDLSHGGHLTHGSPVNFSGRLYRPVFYGVDAETGRLDYDKIQEIATKEQPKLIIAGASAYSRDMDFERFRVIADSVGAILFADISHPAGLIAKGLMNDPIPHCHIVSTTTHKTLRGPRGGLILMGKDFENPQGLKTPKGEIRMMSSLLDLAVFPGNQGGPLMHIIAAKAVAFGEALKDEFFTYAMQLQKNANAMADAFVKRGYKIISGGTDNHMMLIDLRNKNISGKDAENALVKAEITVNKNMVPFDDKSPFVTSGIRVGTAAITTRGLVEEDMETIVALIDKVLADHTNEAVIEEVANEVNEMMSERPIFVY; encoded by the coding sequence ATGCAACGCGACGAACAAATTTTTGACCTTATACTAGAGGAACAAGACAGACAAATTCACGGATTAGAACTTATCGCTTCAGAGAATTTTGTAAGTGATGAAGTAATGGAAGCAGCTGGTTCTGTTTTAACTAACAAATATGCCGAAGGATATCCTGGCAAAAGATACTACGGAGGTTGTGAAGTAGTTGACGTTATTGAGCAAATTGCAATAGACAGAGCTAAAGAATTGTTTGGTGCTGAATATGCAAACGTTCAGCCTCACTCAGGATCTCAGGCGAATACATCAGTTTACCATGCATGTTTAAATCCTGGTGATACTATCTTAGGTTTCGACTTATCTCACGGTGGTCACTTGACTCACGGTTCTCCGGTAAACTTTTCAGGACGTTTATACCGTCCGGTTTTTTACGGTGTAGATGCTGAAACAGGTCGTTTAGATTATGATAAAATTCAGGAAATTGCAACTAAAGAACAACCAAAATTAATCATTGCAGGAGCTTCTGCTTATTCTCGTGATATGGATTTTGAGCGTTTTAGAGTAATTGCAGATAGCGTAGGAGCAATCTTATTCGCTGATATTTCTCACCCTGCAGGACTTATTGCAAAAGGATTGATGAATGACCCAATTCCTCATTGTCATATTGTTTCTACAACAACTCACAAAACTTTACGTGGACCACGTGGAGGTTTGATCTTGATGGGCAAAGATTTTGAAAATCCACAAGGATTGAAAACTCCAAAAGGAGAAATCAGAATGATGTCTTCATTATTAGATCTTGCTGTTTTCCCAGGAAATCAAGGTGGACCTTTAATGCATATTATTGCTGCTAAAGCGGTTGCTTTTGGTGAAGCATTAAAAGATGAGTTCTTTACTTATGCTATGCAATTGCAAAAAAATGCAAATGCTATGGCTGATGCTTTTGTAAAAAGAGGATATAAAATTATTTCTGGCGGAACTGATAACCACATGATGCTTATTGACTTAAGAAATAAAAACATTTCTGGTAAAGATGCTGAAAATGCATTAGTAAAAGCAGAAATCACTGTAAATAAAAATATGGTTCCATTTGATGATAAATCACCATTTGTAACTTCAGGAATTCGTGTAGGAACAGCTGCAATCACAACTCGTGGTTTAGTTGAAGAAGACATGGAAACTATCGTAGCACTTATCGATAAAGTATTAGCTGATCATACAAACGAAGCAGTTATCGAAGAAGTAGCAAACGAAGTAAACGAAATGATGAGCGAAAGACCAATTTTCGTATATTAA
- a CDS encoding tRNA-(ms[2]io[6]A)-hydroxylase, whose translation MGVLRLQLPTDPRWVNIVEKNIEEILTDHAWCEQKAATNAITIITNNSEHQDLVKDLLALAKEEIDHFEQVHNIIIKRGLKLGRERKDDYVNELYLYMKKSGDGSRVSGLVERLLFSAMIEARSCERFKVLSENIQDEELAVFYRELMESEAGHYTTFITYARKYGVGIDVEKRWREWLAYEESIISNYGKGETIHG comes from the coding sequence ATGGGCGTACTAAGATTACAATTACCAACAGATCCAAGATGGGTAAATATTGTAGAAAAAAATATTGAAGAAATCTTGACAGATCACGCTTGGTGCGAGCAAAAAGCAGCAACAAATGCGATAACGATTATTACCAATAACTCTGAACATCAGGATTTGGTAAAAGATTTATTGGCTTTAGCCAAAGAAGAAATCGATCATTTTGAGCAGGTTCACAATATCATCATCAAAAGAGGATTAAAACTAGGACGCGAACGCAAAGATGATTATGTAAATGAATTGTATTTATATATGAAGAAAAGCGGCGACGGAAGCCGTGTTTCTGGTCTTGTAGAAAGATTATTATTCTCCGCCATGATCGAAGCCAGAAGCTGCGAACGTTTCAAAGTTTTATCCGAAAATATTCAGGACGAAGAATTGGCTGTTTTCTACAGAGAATTAATGGAAAGCGAAGCAGGTCATTACACTACTTTCATTACCTACGCCCGTAAATACGGAGTTGGAATCGACGTTGAAAAACGCTGGAGAGAATGGCTGGCCTACGAAGAATCTATAATTTCTAATTACGGAAAAGGCGAAACGATTCATGGATAA
- a CDS encoding GMP reductase, giving the protein MRIETDLKLGFKDVMIRPKRSTLKSRSEVSLERNFKFLHSTTNWTGVPIMAANMDTVGTFEMAQVLAKEKLFTAIHKHYSLEEWNDFLKNVTPDFYDYIAISTGTGKEDFAKIGQIITANPLLKFICIDVANGYSEHFVQFLKQTRKQYPDKVIIAGNVVTGEMVEELLLAGADIVKVGIGPGSVCTTRVKTGVGYPQLSAIIECADAAHGLGGHIISDGGCKTPGDVAKAFGAGSDFVMLGGMLAGHAESGGELIEINGEKFKQFYGMSSTTAMDKYVGGVAEYRASEGKTVQVPYKGQAINTVLDILGGLRSTCTYVGASRLKELTKRTTFIRVSEQENQVFTK; this is encoded by the coding sequence ATGAGAATAGAAACCGATCTGAAATTAGGATTTAAGGATGTAATGATTCGCCCAAAGAGATCAACGCTAAAAAGCAGATCGGAAGTTTCTTTAGAACGAAATTTTAAATTTTTGCATTCCACCACAAACTGGACAGGAGTTCCAATTATGGCGGCAAATATGGATACGGTAGGAACTTTTGAAATGGCTCAGGTTTTGGCGAAAGAAAAACTTTTTACAGCAATTCATAAACATTATTCATTAGAAGAATGGAATGATTTCCTGAAAAATGTTACACCGGATTTCTATGATTATATCGCTATTAGCACCGGAACCGGAAAGGAAGATTTTGCTAAAATTGGTCAAATAATTACTGCAAATCCTTTACTGAAATTCATTTGTATTGATGTCGCAAACGGTTATTCAGAACATTTTGTTCAGTTTTTAAAACAAACCCGAAAACAATATCCTGATAAAGTTATTATTGCCGGAAATGTTGTAACAGGCGAAATGGTTGAAGAACTATTATTAGCTGGAGCCGATATCGTAAAAGTCGGAATTGGCCCTGGATCTGTTTGTACTACACGTGTAAAAACCGGCGTTGGATATCCACAACTTTCAGCCATTATAGAATGTGCCGATGCTGCGCATGGTTTAGGCGGACACATTATAAGCGATGGCGGTTGTAAAACTCCGGGAGATGTAGCCAAAGCTTTTGGCGCAGGATCAGATTTTGTTATGTTGGGCGGAATGCTCGCAGGACATGCTGAAAGCGGAGGAGAGCTAATCGAAATAAACGGCGAAAAATTCAAACAATTTTACGGAATGAGTTCTACAACAGCAATGGATAAATATGTTGGCGGAGTTGCAGAATACAGAGCCAGCGAAGGAAAAACAGTTCAGGTTCCTTATAAAGGACAAGCCATCAATACAGTTTTGGATATTTTGGGCGGTTTACGAAGTACTTGTACCTATGTAGGCGCATCGAGATTAAAAGAATTGACAAAACGCACAACTTTCATCCGCGTAAGCGAACAGGAAAATCAAGTTTTTACTAAATAA
- a CDS encoding GNAT family N-acetyltransferase — MITITAATINDIKQIQNIVNITWPITYGEILSKEQLEYMLGLFYSTEALTEQYDKKVQLFYMIDEDETNIGFIGIEHHYNEKALTKIHKIYLLPETQGKGIGKKVIDEIGKLASENNSTALLLNVNRFNTALGFYKKIGFEVKEEVNIEIGNGYLMEDYVMEKKI, encoded by the coding sequence ATGATTACGATTACAGCAGCAACAATAAACGATATTAAGCAAATTCAGAATATAGTAAATATTACTTGGCCCATTACCTACGGTGAAATTCTATCAAAAGAACAACTGGAGTATATGTTGGGGCTTTTTTATTCTACTGAAGCTCTAACCGAACAATACGATAAAAAAGTACAGTTATTTTATATGATTGATGAAGATGAAACTAATATAGGTTTTATCGGAATCGAACATCATTACAACGAAAAAGCCCTGACCAAAATTCATAAAATCTATCTTTTGCCGGAAACCCAGGGAAAAGGAATTGGTAAAAAAGTGATTGACGAAATTGGAAAATTGGCTTCAGAAAATAATTCAACTGCTTTATTATTAAACGTAAACCGATTTAATACAGCTTTGGGATTCTACAAAAAAATAGGTTTTGAAGTTAAAGAAGAAGTGAATATTGAAATCGGAAATGGTTATTTGATGGAAGATTATGTAATGGAGAAAAAGATTTAA
- a CDS encoding pentapeptide repeat-containing protein, whose translation MKKESEYFLDKEYDTITYGRDDVNFKDFECCVFNNCNFSACTFLAVTFIDCVFNDCIFSEAKINYVAFRTATFNRCEIKEVNFAMCDKLIFEVHFYDCILDFSKFYTLKIKGTTFNNCSLIAVDFMATDLTSVLFDNCDLYRSEFDKAIANKADFKTSYNYTIDPSKTKLKKAVFSLKEVKGLLFKHDVIVS comes from the coding sequence TTGAAAAAAGAGTCTGAATATTTCCTTGATAAAGAATACGATACCATTACTTATGGTAGAGATGATGTAAATTTTAAGGATTTTGAATGTTGTGTTTTCAATAATTGTAATTTTTCGGCCTGTACTTTTCTAGCCGTTACTTTTATCGATTGTGTTTTTAACGATTGTATTTTTAGTGAAGCCAAAATCAATTATGTAGCTTTTAGAACGGCTACTTTTAACCGATGCGAAATCAAGGAAGTGAATTTTGCCATGTGCGACAAACTCATTTTTGAAGTTCATTTTTATGATTGTATTCTGGACTTTTCGAAGTTTTATACCTTAAAGATTAAAGGAACAACGTTTAACAATTGTAGTTTAATTGCCGTCGATTTTATGGCAACAGATCTTACCAGCGTTCTTTTTGATAATTGCGACTTATATCGTTCAGAATTTGACAAAGCCATCGCCAACAAAGCCGATTTTAAAACAAGTTATAACTATACTATTGATCCATCAAAAACCAAACTGAAGAAAGCTGTTTTTTCTTTGAAAGAAGTGAAAGGATTGCTGTTTAAGCATGATGTGATTGTGAGTTAA
- the aspA gene encoding aspartate ammonia-lyase: MGSTRKEHDFLGELDIPNHLYYGIQTFRAVENFNITGIPISKEPLFIKALGYVKKAAALANKDCGALDPKIAEAICYGSDQVIAGKFDQEFVSDLIQGGAGTSVNMNANEVIANIGLEYLGHKKGDYNFLHPNNHVNCSQSTNDAYPSAFRIALYMKMESFIKTLEGLEVAFAAKGEEFKSVLKMGRTQLQDAVPMTLGQEFKSYATTIGEDVRRLKEAQSLVLEINMGATAIGTRVNAPEGYPEICVNYLAKEVGIPLTLSPDLIEATVDTGAYVQIMGTLKRTAVKISKICNDLRLLSSGPRTGFNEINLPARQPGSSIMPGKVNPVIPEVVNQTCFYVIGQDLTVTMAAEAGQLQLNVMEPVIAFAMFTSLDYLSNAIQTLIDKCIIGITANVDHCYNMVMNSIGIVTQLNPILGYEVSASIAGEALKMNKSVHDIVVVERKLITQEKWDEIYSLDNLINPKFITK; this comes from the coding sequence ATGGGATCAACAAGAAAAGAACATGATTTTTTAGGAGAATTAGATATTCCGAATCATTTGTATTATGGTATCCAAACTTTCAGGGCTGTAGAGAATTTTAATATTACAGGAATTCCAATTTCAAAAGAACCTTTATTTATTAAAGCTTTAGGTTATGTAAAAAAAGCAGCAGCTTTAGCCAATAAAGATTGCGGAGCACTTGATCCTAAAATTGCCGAAGCTATTTGTTACGGAAGTGATCAGGTTATTGCCGGTAAATTCGATCAGGAATTTGTAAGCGATTTGATTCAGGGAGGAGCAGGAACTTCGGTAAATATGAATGCAAATGAGGTAATTGCCAATATTGGTTTGGAATATCTGGGACATAAAAAAGGAGATTACAACTTCCTGCATCCAAATAATCATGTCAATTGTTCTCAATCTACAAACGATGCTTATCCATCGGCATTTAGAATAGCGCTTTACATGAAAATGGAAAGCTTTATTAAAACATTAGAAGGCTTAGAAGTTGCTTTTGCTGCAAAAGGAGAAGAATTTAAAAGTGTTCTTAAAATGGGAAGAACCCAATTGCAAGATGCGGTTCCGATGACTTTAGGACAAGAATTTAAATCCTATGCCACTACAATAGGCGAAGATGTTCGCAGATTAAAAGAAGCTCAGAGTTTGGTTTTAGAAATCAATATGGGAGCAACCGCAATTGGCACAAGAGTAAACGCACCAGAAGGATATCCTGAAATTTGTGTAAATTATTTGGCCAAAGAAGTTGGAATTCCTTTAACGCTTTCTCCGGATTTAATTGAAGCTACTGTTGATACAGGCGCTTATGTTCAGATTATGGGAACATTAAAAAGAACAGCGGTTAAAATTTCTAAAATTTGTAATGATTTAAGATTATTGAGTTCAGGACCAAGAACTGGTTTCAACGAAATCAATTTACCGGCACGTCAGCCAGGATCTTCTATTATGCCAGGAAAAGTAAATCCGGTAATTCCGGAAGTAGTAAACCAGACTTGTTTTTATGTAATTGGTCAGGATTTAACGGTTACCATGGCGGCTGAAGCAGGACAATTGCAATTGAATGTAATGGAGCCAGTAATTGCTTTCGCTATGTTTACATCTTTAGATTACTTATCAAACGCCATTCAGACTTTGATCGATAAATGTATTATTGGGATTACGGCAAATGTAGATCATTGCTATAATATGGTAATGAACAGCATTGGGATTGTAACGCAATTAAACCCAATTTTAGGTTACGAAGTAAGTGCCAGTATCGCTGGTGAAGCTTTAAAAATGAACAAAAGTGTTCATGACATTGTGGTGGTCGAAAGAAAACTAATCACTCAGGAAAAATGGGATGAAATTTACTCATTAGATAATCTGATCAATCCAAAATTTATCACGAAATAA
- a CDS encoding BamA/TamA family outer membrane protein, translating to MVKFLKNNYFHHYKILGLLFFISFSSIAQTENVNPEICPPRTILEIFKKKDSAAMVKPSKNNFFLIIPAIGSQPATGFFFGAVAQYTFKGKLESDKYSIANLGITYTTKKQWLVNVKNNILLNNNKIFLSGDYRLYIFSQPNYGLGTDIVPHHSKKNHFSIDSIAQPMDYDYFKFHQTVSFEVRKNFYVGGGINLDWYSSIKDKDLDVENGKYTYHYNYSQKHGFNDLEYFLSGMSLNLVYDSRDNQVNSTRGWFANINYRFNPVLFHNQEYSNVLYAEYRHFIPLSNKNERYILALWAYGQFITRGKVPYLNLPAIGWDQRSRSGEGYTQGLFRGDGLVYLSTEFRFPITCDQMISGTVFTNFVTASNVDDNVSLFRSIQPAAGLGLRILIDKKTRTNLIVDYAWGNNSKGFYLNAGETF from the coding sequence ATGGTAAAATTTTTAAAAAATAATTATTTTCATCATTATAAAATCTTAGGGTTACTCTTTTTTATTTCATTCAGTTCAATAGCGCAAACAGAAAATGTTAATCCGGAAATATGTCCTCCAAGAACGATTTTAGAAATCTTTAAAAAGAAGGATTCTGCAGCTATGGTAAAACCTTCAAAAAATAACTTTTTCCTTATTATTCCGGCAATAGGTTCTCAGCCAGCAACCGGATTTTTTTTTGGTGCGGTAGCGCAATATACTTTCAAAGGAAAACTTGAATCAGATAAATATTCGATTGCAAATCTGGGGATAACCTATACTACAAAGAAACAATGGTTGGTAAATGTTAAGAATAATATCTTACTCAATAACAATAAGATTTTTTTGAGCGGAGATTATCGCTTGTATATTTTTTCTCAGCCTAATTATGGTTTAGGAACAGATATAGTTCCGCATCACAGCAAGAAGAACCATTTTAGTATTGATTCTATTGCACAGCCTATGGACTATGATTATTTTAAGTTTCACCAAACCGTTTCTTTTGAAGTTCGTAAAAACTTTTATGTAGGCGGAGGAATAAATCTCGATTGGTATTCCAGTATCAAAGACAAAGATCTTGATGTAGAAAACGGAAAATATACCTATCATTATAATTACAGCCAAAAACACGGGTTTAATGATTTAGAATATTTTTTAAGTGGTATGAGCCTCAATTTAGTATACGATTCCAGAGACAATCAGGTAAATTCGACTCGGGGATGGTTTGCTAATATCAATTATCGTTTTAATCCCGTTTTGTTTCATAATCAGGAATATAGTAATGTTTTATATGCAGAGTACCGTCATTTTATACCCCTTTCGAACAAAAACGAAAGATACATTTTAGCACTTTGGGCTTACGGACAATTTATAACCAGAGGAAAAGTTCCGTACCTGAATTTGCCTGCAATAGGCTGGGATCAGCGAAGCCGAAGCGGAGAAGGTTATACACAAGGACTATTTAGAGGAGATGGTTTAGTTTATCTTTCAACAGAATTTAGATTTCCAATTACTTGCGACCAGATGATAAGCGGTACCGTTTTTACCAACTTCGTAACAGCAAGCAATGTCGATGATAATGTTTCATTATTCAGGTCCATTCAACCCGCGGCAGGTCTTGGTTTGCGTATTTTGATCGATAAAAAAACACGGACCAATTTAATTGTAGACTATGCCTGGGGAAATAATTCTAAAGGATTTTATCTAAATGCCGGCGAAACATTTTGA
- a CDS encoding outer membrane beta-barrel protein, whose product MKQYGLLLVLFLSVIGANAQDARSFSLNLYGGYNFQDKIDYDGYSATIDDGFQYGAGFEYFFSTNNSVEVKYLRQDLKIPFYGPLGNQINAGNDKGAFNFILADFTHYFDTGSNLLPYLGAGAGVGIVETPQGGSGTYFAWDLKAGVKIKTASVVSVNINAYLQSMSAAVGESYYWTYWYGPVAVDDYVSTYQFGLGAVLSFNFKN is encoded by the coding sequence ATGAAACAGTACGGTTTACTATTGGTTCTTTTCCTGTCGGTGATAGGAGCGAACGCACAAGATGCAAGGTCTTTTTCTCTTAATTTGTATGGCGGTTACAATTTTCAGGACAAGATTGATTATGATGGTTATTCTGCCACTATTGACGATGGTTTTCAATACGGTGCAGGATTTGAATATTTCTTTTCGACAAATAACTCAGTTGAGGTAAAGTATTTAAGACAAGATTTAAAAATACCTTTTTACGGCCCGCTAGGAAACCAGATTAATGCTGGAAATGACAAGGGAGCCTTTAATTTTATTTTAGCAGATTTTACCCATTATTTTGATACAGGCTCAAATTTACTGCCTTATTTAGGGGCAGGAGCCGGAGTTGGGATTGTAGAAACACCTCAGGGGGGAAGTGGAACTTATTTTGCCTGGGATTTAAAAGCCGGAGTAAAGATTAAAACAGCTTCAGTAGTTTCTGTAAATATTAATGCCTATTTACAATCGATGTCGGCAGCAGTTGGTGAGAGTTATTATTGGACATATTGGTACGGACCAGTTGCGGTTGATGATTATGTTTCTACTTACCAGTTTGGACTTGGCGCTGTATTGAGTTTTAACTTTAAAAATTAG
- a CDS encoding response regulator transcription factor: MKLLIVEDEPNLLSILRKGFAENNNEVSVAMDGKTALEMLHNYNFDVVILDVMLPDINGIEICRRLRASKNFVPVLLLTALGTSENIVTGLNAGADDYLVKPFKFGELDARVNALHRRAHQETERIDSITVGDLEINARAKTVKREGESIILTAKEFKLLYYLAKNSGQIVSRDQILDNVWDINFDMNTNVVDVYITYLRKKIDKPFATKLIHTMKGLGYVIKP, from the coding sequence ATGAAATTATTAATAGTCGAAGACGAACCAAACCTTTTATCTATTTTACGTAAAGGATTTGCCGAAAACAACAACGAAGTTAGTGTAGCAATGGATGGTAAAACAGCCCTGGAAATGCTTCATAATTATAATTTTGATGTTGTAATCTTAGACGTAATGTTACCTGATATTAACGGAATCGAAATTTGCAGACGCCTGCGTGCCAGCAAGAATTTTGTACCTGTTTTGCTTTTAACAGCTCTTGGAACTTCAGAAAATATCGTAACCGGACTTAATGCCGGTGCCGATGATTATTTGGTTAAGCCCTTTAAATTTGGGGAACTTGACGCAAGGGTAAATGCATTACACAGAAGAGCGCATCAGGAAACAGAAAGAATAGACAGCATTACAGTAGGCGATTTAGAGATAAATGCCCGTGCTAAAACCGTAAAAAGAGAAGGAGAATCCATCATTTTAACGGCCAAAGAGTTTAAATTACTCTATTATTTAGCTAAAAATAGCGGTCAGATTGTTTCCCGTGATCAAATCTTAGATAATGTTTGGGATATTAATTTTGATATGAATACAAATGTTGTAGACGTGTATATTACCTATCTGCGCAAAAAAATAGATAAACCTTTTGCAACCAAACTTATTCATACCATGAAAGGTTTAGGTTATGTTATAAAACCATAA